Below is a genomic region from Anoxybacillus flavithermus.
TTGGATGACCGCCTGTTGCTCGGTACACGTGCGAGCAAACGGGGCTTTAATGACTTTAGACAATAATATCATCTCCTCCGCCACGAGCGACGACAATTTCACCCGCTTCTTCGAGACGGCGAATGACTGCAACAATACGAGATTGTGCTTCTTCTACGTCGCGAAGGCGAACAGGACCCATAAACTCCATTTCTTCTTTGAACGTTTCCGCCATACGCGAAGACATGTTGCGGAATACAACTTCCTTCACCTCATCGCTAGACACTTTCAACGCAAGCAACAAGTCGGCATTGTCCACTTCGCGAATAACGCGCTGAATGGCGCGATTATCAAGCGTAACAATATCTTCGAACACAAACATGCGCTTTTTAATTTCTTCTGCTAATTCTGGATCTTGAATTTCAAGCGCATCTAAAATCGTTCGTTCTGTTGCTCGATCGACGCCATTTAACACTTCAACAACCGCCTCAATACCGCCTGTTTGCGTGTAATCTTGTACAACTGTCGTCGATAATTTCCGTTCAAGCACTTGTTCGACTTCATTAATCATTTCTGGTGATGTGCGATCCATCAACGCAATGCGACGAGCGACATCCGCTTGCATTTCTTGCGGAAGCGCCGATAAAATTTGACCCGCTTGCGTTGGCTCTAAATACGACAATACAAGCGCAATCGTTTGTGGATGTTCATTTTGCAAAAAGTTTAAAATTTGCGCTGGATCCGCCTTGCGCGCAAAATCAAACGGGCGCACTTGAAGCGCAGACGTGAGACGGTTAATAATGTTCATCGCCTGCTCTGGTCCAAGCGCTTTTTCAAGCACTTGTTTCGCGTAAGCAATACCGCCTTGTGAAATGTAGTCTTGCGCTAAGGCGATTTGATGAAACTCTTCTAAAATCGTTTCTTTTTTCTCGGCATCCACTTGGCGCACGTTTGAAATTTCAAGCGTCAATTTTTCGATTTCTTCTTCAGATAAATGTTTATATACAGATGCTGAAACGTCTGGTCCTAATGAAATGAGGAGAATGGCTGCTTTTTGCTTCCCTGTTAATTCACCTTTTTTTGCCATACAATCCCCTCCTTTATTCCTCTGCAAGCCATGTTCTTAGCAATTTCGCAAATTCTTCTGGTTTTTCTTTTGCGAGTTTTTCAAGTTGCTTGCGGCGCAATGTGGATTCTGTTTCGACTTCTTCGTTTACATCTGGAATTTGTACTGCCACCGGTTCTTCTTGTAATAGCAGTTCGTCGTCCAGTTGCTCTTTCTTCCGTTTGCGCAACCATAAAAAGACGAGCAAAGCAAGCAACAACGCGATCGCTCCGCCACCGGCAATATATGCCCATGTCGGAATGGTTGATGTTTGTTCATTAAACTGCACTTTTCCGTTAAACGGTTGCACCGAAACGACGACGCGATTTTGTAAATCTGTATCTGTCCATTGTCCCGCAATGTCTTTATCGACTGACGTCCGCACAATCGTACCTAAAATTTTTGTAATATCATCTACCGTTTGTGCAGGAAGTGAGTTTGGATCATTTGCCTTCGGTGGCTCAACCATCACTTGAATGCCTAAATCTTTTACTTTATAAGGACTTGCAACAATTTCCTTTTTTATTCTATTAACCTCGTTATTAATTGTTTCCTCAATTCGTTCATAATCCCCGTTTGTCCCGCCATTTGCTCCTTGATAACCTGGTACAGCGTTTCCTCCAACGCCTGTCGTGCCGCCTGGTTGAGCTCCTTGCCCAGAAAACGTCTCTGTAATGCGCTGTACGCTTACAGCGATGCCTTCCATATTTTCTTTATCTACTGGCTCAACAAGTTCTTCTTGACGATTTTCTTGTGTAAAATCAACGTCCGCTGTGACAGAAACGACGACTTTATCTTGTCCGATCATCGTTCCTAACATTTGTTGCACGCGGCGTTGAATGTCTCGTTCGATTTGTTGTTTCACTTCATATTGTTCAGCAAATGTTTTGCCCGACGAAAAATTTTCTTCATTTTTTAAATCAAAGTACTCAAAATATTGGTTCATAATGACGATATTATCGGTAGGAAGGTTCGGCACACTTTTGGAAACAAGATGATACAAAGATTTGATTTGCTGTTCATTAAATTTATATCCCGCTTTTGTTTTCAAAACGATCGATGCAGATGCCTCTTCCTGTTGGTCGCCAACAAAGATCGTCGGCTGGGGTAGATTAATCATCACCTTTGCGTCTTCTACCCCGTCGATACTTTTTATTAAATTGGCAAGTTCGGTTTGCATCGCCTCAATTTTCAATACGTTAAATTCGTTATCTGTCATGCCAAAACCAGAGTTTTTTCCGAAAAACGAATAATCGATGCTTCCGCTATCGGGAATGCCTTCTGCAGCTAATTCCACTTTTAACGTGTTAACAAGCTGTTCAGGCACTAAAATCGTTGTGCCGTTATCGGTAATTTGCGACTTAATCCCCCGCTGATCAAGCGTCGCTTTAATTTGTCCCGCTTCTTGCGGCGATAAATTGCTGTAGAGAGGAACAAAATTCGTTCGCGTTGCAAAAAAGGCGGTAAGGGCAACGGAAACAACCAACAATCCTATAAGACCTAAAGCCATCATTTTTTGTTGTTTTGTTCTCTCGCTCCAAAACAATTTCAATCGTTCTATTGCTTGTTTTAATCGCTCGTTCATATGCTTCCTCCGCTATCTCATGAGGTCTATACTTGCATTCTCATCACTTCTTGATATGCTTCGATCACTTTATTGCGCACTTCAATTGCTAATTGAAGCGACACACTCGCTTTTTGTGAAGCGATCATCACATTGTGCAAATCAACGTTTTCTCCTTTTGCTAACTTCGTTGTCAGCTGGTCTGACTCAATTTGTTGTTTATTCACTTCGTTAATTGCTTCTTTTAAAAATTGTGAAAACGCTCGCTGTGCTTCAGCAGGCTTGATCGCTTGCTGCTGTACAGTTGGCGATAAAGCTATACGTTGAATGCGATCAATCATCGCTTATTCCCCCTATTTTCCGATTTCTAACGCTTTCATTAACATTCCTTTCGTTGCATTTAACACCGTCACATTCGCTTCATACGAGCGCGTGGCGCTCATTAAATCGACCATTTCTTTTAACGGATCGACGTTTGGTAGCTGCACATATCCGTTTTCATCTGCATCGGGATGAGATGGGTCATAGACAAGTTTAAATGGCGTTTGATCTTCGATAATTTCCGTCACTTTCACTCCGCCTGTCGACCGCTCGTTCATCGCCTGATTCAAAAAAGAAGAAAACGATTCGTTCGGCTGCATGACAACCATTTTGCGACGATATGGTTGCCACTTTCCATCTACCATTTTCGCTCTTGTCGTATCAACGTTCGCCATATTTGCTGAGATGACATCCATGCGTAACCGCTGAGCTGTTAATGCAGAGGCGGATACATTGAAACTTTGAAACATGTATTATTTTCCTCCCTTAATGACCGTTTTCAAAGAGTTAAACTTTCCGTTCAATCGTTCAACTAAAGCGTTGTAATAAATTTGGTTTTGCGCTAAATCCGACATTTCTTTATCTAAATCGACATTATTGTTATTATGATTGTAAACGAGATCGTTTTTAGTTGTCACGAAAAATTTGCTTGTCCCGCCTTTAAATTCAAAATGGCGCGGATCGGTACGATACGCTTGCAATGCTTGATGGAATTCCGTTCGAAATTGAACGTCTTTCGCTTTGAAATTCGGTGTATCGACATTCGCAATGTTATTTGCGATTACTTTTTGTTTTAGCGATGAATAATTTAATCCTTGTTCTAATATTTGGAATGTATTCGAAAACAATTTCATGACATATTCCTCCTTGTGAAGACACCGTTCGACATGTCACCTCTATTGTAAAAAATTATTTACATAATGTATATAGGGAACATTGGACTATTTTTCACATACTTTAACAAAAGAGGCATCTTCGCGAGAAAGATGCCTGCTTGTTTTTAATGGTGTTTTAATTTCTCAAGTTCTGTTAAAAACTTATCGTTTAATACTTTAATGTACGTTCCTTTCATCCCGAGCGAACGAGATTCAATAACTCCGGCACTTTCTAGTTTACGAAGCGCATTAACAATGACTGAACGGGTGATGCCGACGCGGTCAGCAATTTTGCTTGCCACAAGCAAGCCTTCTGTCCCATCTAATTCTTCAAAAATATGTTCGATCGCTTCTAATTCACTATAGGAAAGTGAGCTAATTGCCATTTGAACAACCGCTTTGCTACGCGCTTCTTCTTCAATTTCTTCCGCTTTCTCACGTAAAATTTCCATTCCGACAACGGTTGCTCCGTATTCAGCTAAAATTAAATCGTCATCATGAAACTCTTTGTCTAAGCGAGATAAAATAAGTGTTCCAAGGCGCTCACCGCCACCGATGATCGGCACGATCGTCGTTAAACCGTTTTTAAATAAGTCTTTATTTTCGACAGGAAATGCGGTATACTCGCTATTAATATCGAGGTTTGGCGATGTTTCCGTAATGTTAAATAAATTTTTCGTATACTCTTCTGGGAATTGACGATCGGCTAACATTTTTTTCATTCGTTCGTTTTCAATCGTTTGTTTAATCGCAAAGCCGAGTAGCTTCCCACGACGACTTAAAACGAACACGTTTGCCTCGATCACTTCGCAAAGCGTTTCTGCCATTTCTTTAAAGTTGACTGGTTTTCCAGCTGCGTTTTGTAACATCGCATTAATTTTTCTTGTTTTTTCAAGTAAATTCATATTGCATCCTCCTTATAAAATAAACTGACTTAAATCTTTATTTCGCACAATGTTTCCTAGTTTCTTTTCCACATATTGTGGGGTAATAACAATTTTCTCAAGATGTACATCCGGCGCTTCGTACAATAAATCTTCTAGCAATTTTTCCATAATCGTATGAAGACGGCGCGCGCCGATGTTGTCCGTTTGTTGATTGACTTCAAAAGCGACTTCTGCAATTTTACGAATAGCATCGTCAGAAAATTCAAGTTGTATACCTTCTGTCGCAAGTAAAGCGACATATTGTTTTAACAGGGCGTTGTTTGGTTCAACTAATATTTTCACAAAATCATCGACGGTAAGCTTCGTCAACTCGACGCGAATCGGAAAGCGTCCTTGCAATTCTGGAATTAAATCAGACGGTTTCGCCATATGAAACGCCCCTGCGGCAATGAATAACATATAGTCCGTTTTGACTGGTCCATATTTCGTCATGACGGTTGAACCTTCAACAATCGGCAAAATGTCGCGTTGCACCCCTTCACGCGAAACGTCAGCCGATGAACCAGCTTGCCCTTTTCGAGCAATTTTATCAATTTCATCAATAAAAATAATACCTGATTGCTCTGCTAGCCGAATCGCTTCTTGTGTCACTTCGTCCATGTCAATAAGCTTTTGCGCTTCTTCGTTTGCTAGTACATGACGAGCTTCTTTGACTTTCAATTTTCTTTTTTTCCGCTTTTTCGGCATAAAGCTACTGAGCATATCTTGCATATTCACGCCCATTTGCTCCATGCCAGCGCCTTGAAATAAATCAAACATAAGCGGTTGTTGCTCTTCAATTTCCACGGTGACCAATTCATCCTCCAGCTCACCGTTTGCTAGTTTCCAAGCGATTTGTCTCCGCTTCTCAGCAATATGCTGTTCTTCGTGCCCGCTATCCGCCTGCTCTTGCGTACCACCAAACAAAAGTTCGAACGGATTTTTCATCGGTTGTTTTGTTTTTCCGGGTACAAGCAGTTCAACAAGCCGTTTGTTCGCTAATTGCTCCGCTTGCTCTTTTACTTCGTTCATTTTTTTCTCTTTGACGATGCGTACAGACGTTTCAACGAGGTCGCGTACCATCGATTCAACATCGCGACCAACATAACCGACTTCCGTAAATTTTGTTGCCTCTACTTTTACGAATGGAGCGCCAACAAGTTTCGCTAATCGCCGCGCAATTTCTGTTTTTCCGACACCTGTTGGCCCAATCATTAAAATATTTTTCGGCACGACTTCATCGCGCAATTTTTCATCTAATAAACTGCGGCGGTAACGATTTCTCAGCGCAATGGCCACCGCTTTTTTTGCTTCATGCTGACCGACGATAAATTGATCAAGCTTTTCGACAATTTGTTTTGGCGTTAACATGCCGCTCCCCCCTCTACAGCTCTTCGACAATAATGCAATCGTTTGTGTACACGCAAATATCGCTCGCCACTTTTAATGCTGCTTGTGCAATTTGCTTCGCTGTTAAATGTTCACCTGCATACGCTTTTAACGCTCTACCAGCTGCTAACGCATAATTTCCACCTGAGCCGATCGCTAATATCCCATCGTCTGGCTCGATCACTTCGCCCGTTCCAGAAATAAGTAGTAAATGCGTGGCATCCATGACGATCAACATCGCTTCTAATCGGCGCAACACTTTGTCGCTCCGCCATTCTTTCGCCAATTCAACCGCCGCACGCTGTAAATTCCCGTTATATTCTTCTAACTTCCCTTCAAACATTTCAAACAGCGTAAACGCATCCGCCACTGCTCCCGCAAAACCAGCTAACACGTTGCCATGAAAAAGTTTACGAATTTTCCGGGCGGTATGTTTCATCACTACAGCGTTGCCGAACGTCACTTGACCATCGCCCGCCATCGCTCCTTTTCCTTGATGGCGAATCGCAAATATCGTCGTCGCATGAAATTGACTCATAAACATCCTCCTTTTTATGCCCGCGGATGGGAATGTAAATAAACGTAGCGCAAATGATCTTTCGTTACATGTGTATACACTTGCGTGGATGAAAGATGTGCATGACCTAACAATTCCTGCACAGAACGTAAATCAGCCCCTTCATTCAACAAGTGTGTCGCAAACGTATGGCGAAACGTATGGGGGCTTACTTTCAAAGAAAGTGCCGCTCGTTCGACGATGTCGTTTAAAATGTGACGCACGCCTCTTGGCGTCAATGCACCGCCACGCGCATTTAAAAAAAGTACATCCGTCGGTGTCTTCGCTTTGCTTGCTAGTTGCTGACGTCCGTCTTGTATATATCGTTCAAGCGCTTCTTTCGCATACGTACCAAACGGAACATAACGCTGTTTATTTCCTTTGCCGGAAATTAAAATGGTACATACGGAAAAATCAATATGTGATAAGCGAATGTTACAACATTCACTTACGCGAATACCTGTTGCATACAACAGTTCGATCATCGCCTGATTTCGTTGACCGATCGCTGTATTCAAATCATTGACAACAAACAGCTGTTCTAATTCGTCTGGGTACAAAAAGTGTGGAATTTTCTGCTCTTTCTTCGGCAGCGATGCAAGCGCAAACGGATTTTCGGACACGATTTTTTCCCGCAATAAAAATTTATAAAAGCTACGCAAGCTTGACATTTTTCGGGCAATCGAACGACTTGACTGCTTTCGTTGATGAAGCTCGGTTAAAAATAAACGGACGTCACTATAAGATACTTGTTGCAATTGTTTAATTTGTTCGCGCTCCATAAATTCGAAAAATTCGCCAATATCATGCTTATAACACGCAATTGTATATTCTGAATAATTTTTTTCTATTTGTAAATATTCAATGAACAAATTTAACGTAAAATTCACATTTTCCATTCGATCACCCCATAAGAGCTACTAAATAGTAGCACAATTTAGTAGCTCTTGCAATGAATTTCACAACTTTTTTAAAAAATTCTGAATCGTTTCTAATGCCCGTTCTGCGTAGCGTTCATTTTTTTTCTTTTTATCTTTAATCATCTCATCAAGCGGAGCGAAAAGGCCGAAATTCGCGTTCATCGGTTGGAAATGTTTCGGATTCGCCGATGTAATATAATGCGCCATGCTGCCGATCGCTGTTTCTTGCGGAAATACAACAAGCTCTTTTCCGAGCACGTAATGGGCGGCATTAATCCCCGCCACAAGTCCTGATGCTGCCGACTCAACATATCCTTCAACACCGGTCATTTGTCCTGCGAAAAATAAATCTTTTCTTTCTTTATATTGATACGTCGGTTTTAATAATTTCGGTGAATTAATAAACGTATTGCGATGCATCACACCATATCGCACAATTTCAGCTTGTTCAAGCCCTGGAATGAGGCGAATGACTTCTTTTTGTGCCCCCCATTTTAAATGCGTTTGGAAACCGACAATATTGTATAACGTTCCAGCCGCATCATCTTGACGAAGCTGGACGACGGCAAAAGGACGTTTGCCTGTACGTGGATCTTCTAAACCGACTGGTTTCATTGGTCCAAACAACAACGTCTTTTTTCCGCGTCGCGCCATCACTTCAATGGGCATACATCCTTCAAAATAAATTTCTTTTTCAAATTCTTTTAAAGGCACAGTTTCAGCAGAAATGAGCGCATCATAAAATCGTTCAAACTCCTCTTCTGTCATCGGACAGTTAATATATGCTGCTTCCCCTTTGTCATAGCGAGACTTTATATATACTTTTTCCATATCAATGCTTTCTTTCTCAACAATCGGTGCAGCGGCATCGTAAAAATATAAATATTCTTCTCCTGTTAACGCTTGAAGCTGTTCCGAAAGCGGTTGCGATGTTAACGGACCGGTTGCAATAATCGTCGGACCGGTTGGAATCGACGTCACTTCCTCACGCACAACAGTAACATTTGGATGATTCGTAACCATTTCTGTTACTTTCGCCGCAAATTCGTGACGATCTACTGCTAAAGCCCCACCAGCTGGGACAGAACAAGAGTCTGCTGCTTTCATAATGACAGAGTCTAATCGGCGCATTTCTTCTTTTAACACACCAACTGCATTCGTTAATGTATTTGCACGCAACGAGTTACTGCACACAAGCTCAGCAAATTTGTCGGTATGATGCGCAGGAGTTTGTTTCACCGGACGCATTTCATACAATTTGACACGAATGCCACGTTTGGCAAGTTGCCATGCCGCTTCGCTTCCTGCTAATCCTGCTCCAATTACTGTTACTTCCATTCATATTCCCTCCTCGATAAAATGGGTGAGGGTATGCGCCTCACCTTACTGTTGTTCGTTATATTCGCATTGCGTGCATTGAATGTGCACGCTCTTTTTCCCTTTTTTCTCGACAAGCATGCCGCCGCATTTTGGGCATGGACGATTGATCGGTTTATCCCACGAAACAAAATCGCACGTCGGAAAACGATCGCAGCCGTAAAACATTCGTTTCTTTTTGCTTTTTCGTTCCACAATGTTCCCTTCATGGCAACGTGGACATTTCACTCCGATGTCTTTGACGATCGCTTTTGTATTGCGACATTGCGGGAAGTTTGAGCAGGCGATAAACTTTCCGAAGCGCCCCATTTTGTACACCATCGGGCTTCCGCATACTTCGCAATCGACATCTGCTGATTCATCGGCTATTTCAACCTTTTCCATTTCAACTTCCGCAATTTTTAACCGTTTTTCAAACTCGCGATAAAATTCATCGATGATGCGCACCCATTCGACTTTTCCTTCTTCAATATCGTCTAAACTCTTTTCCATTTTCGCTGTAAATTCGACGTCTAAAATTTCCGGGAAAAACTGCATCATTAAATCAAGTACAATTTCCCCAAGTTCGGTCGGGACAAATCGCTTATTTTCAAGCGTTACGTAATTCCGTTTTTGAATCGTATCAAGCGTTGGTGCATATGTCGATGGGCGACCGATGCCGAGCTCTTCTAGCGTCTTCACAAGGCGGGCTTCCGTATAG
It encodes:
- a CDS encoding flagellar motor switch protein FliG; its protein translation is MAKKGELTGKQKAAILLISLGPDVSASVYKHLSEEEIEKLTLEISNVRQVDAEKKETILEEFHQIALAQDYISQGGIAYAKQVLEKALGPEQAMNIINRLTSALQVRPFDFARKADPAQILNFLQNEHPQTIALVLSYLEPTQAGQILSALPQEMQADVARRIALMDRTSPEMINEVEQVLERKLSTTVVQDYTQTGGIEAVVEVLNGVDRATERTILDALEIQDPELAEEIKKRMFVFEDIVTLDNRAIQRVIREVDNADLLLALKVSSDEVKEVVFRNMSSRMAETFKEEMEFMGPVRLRDVEEAQSRIVAVIRRLEEAGEIVVARGGGDDIIV
- a CDS encoding flagellar M-ring protein FliF, whose product is MNERLKQAIERLKLFWSERTKQQKMMALGLIGLLVVSVALTAFFATRTNFVPLYSNLSPQEAGQIKATLDQRGIKSQITDNGTTILVPEQLVNTLKVELAAEGIPDSGSIDYSFFGKNSGFGMTDNEFNVLKIEAMQTELANLIKSIDGVEDAKVMINLPQPTIFVGDQQEEASASIVLKTKAGYKFNEQQIKSLYHLVSKSVPNLPTDNIVIMNQYFEYFDLKNEENFSSGKTFAEQYEVKQQIERDIQRRVQQMLGTMIGQDKVVVSVTADVDFTQENRQEELVEPVDKENMEGIAVSVQRITETFSGQGAQPGGTTGVGGNAVPGYQGANGGTNGDYERIEETINNEVNRIKKEIVASPYKVKDLGIQVMVEPPKANDPNSLPAQTVDDITKILGTIVRTSVDKDIAGQWTDTDLQNRVVVSVQPFNGKVQFNEQTSTIPTWAYIAGGGAIALLLALLVFLWLRKRKKEQLDDELLLQEEPVAVQIPDVNEEVETESTLRRKQLEKLAKEKPEEFAKLLRTWLAEE
- a CDS encoding flagellar hook-basal body complex protein FliE; the protein is MIDRIQRIALSPTVQQQAIKPAEAQRAFSQFLKEAINEVNKQQIESDQLTTKLAKGENVDLHNVMIASQKASVSLQLAIEVRNKVIEAYQEVMRMQV
- a CDS encoding flagellar basal body rod protein FlgC, producing the protein MFQSFNVSASALTAQRLRMDVISANMANVDTTRAKMVDGKWQPYRRKMVVMQPNESFSSFLNQAMNERSTGGVKVTEIIEDQTPFKLVYDPSHPDADENGYVQLPNVDPLKEMVDLMSATRSYEANVTVLNATKGMLMKALEIGK
- a CDS encoding flagellar basal body rod protein FlgB yields the protein MKLFSNTFQILEQGLNYSSLKQKVIANNIANVDTPNFKAKDVQFRTEFHQALQAYRTDPRHFEFKGGTSKFFVTTKNDLVYNHNNNNVDLDKEMSDLAQNQIYYNALVERLNGKFNSLKTVIKGGK
- a CDS encoding GTP-sensing pleiotropic transcriptional regulator CodY, which translates into the protein MNLLEKTRKINAMLQNAAGKPVNFKEMAETLCEVIEANVFVLSRRGKLLGFAIKQTIENERMKKMLADRQFPEEYTKNLFNITETSPNLDINSEYTAFPVENKDLFKNGLTTIVPIIGGGERLGTLILSRLDKEFHDDDLILAEYGATVVGMEILREKAEEIEEEARSKAVVQMAISSLSYSELEAIEHIFEELDGTEGLLVASKIADRVGITRSVIVNALRKLESAGVIESRSLGMKGTYIKVLNDKFLTELEKLKHH
- a CDS encoding ATP-dependent protease ATP-binding subunit HslU — translated: MLTPKQIVEKLDQFIVGQHEAKKAVAIALRNRYRRSLLDEKLRDEVVPKNILMIGPTGVGKTEIARRLAKLVGAPFVKVEATKFTEVGYVGRDVESMVRDLVETSVRIVKEKKMNEVKEQAEQLANKRLVELLVPGKTKQPMKNPFELLFGGTQEQADSGHEEQHIAEKRRQIAWKLANGELEDELVTVEIEEQQPLMFDLFQGAGMEQMGVNMQDMLSSFMPKKRKKRKLKVKEARHVLANEEAQKLIDMDEVTQEAIRLAEQSGIIFIDEIDKIARKGQAGSSADVSREGVQRDILPIVEGSTVMTKYGPVKTDYMLFIAAGAFHMAKPSDLIPELQGRFPIRVELTKLTVDDFVKILVEPNNALLKQYVALLATEGIQLEFSDDAIRKIAEVAFEVNQQTDNIGARRLHTIMEKLLEDLLYEAPDVHLEKIVITPQYVEKKLGNIVRNKDLSQFIL
- a CDS encoding ATP-dependent protease subunit HslV; the encoded protein is MSQFHATTIFAIRHQGKGAMAGDGQVTFGNAVVMKHTARKIRKLFHGNVLAGFAGAVADAFTLFEMFEGKLEEYNGNLQRAAVELAKEWRSDKVLRRLEAMLIVMDATHLLLISGTGEVIEPDDGILAIGSGGNYALAAGRALKAYAGEHLTAKQIAQAALKVASDICVYTNDCIIVEEL
- a CDS encoding tyrosine recombinase XerC, whose amino-acid sequence is MENVNFTLNLFIEYLQIEKNYSEYTIACYKHDIGEFFEFMEREQIKQLQQVSYSDVRLFLTELHQRKQSSRSIARKMSSLRSFYKFLLREKIVSENPFALASLPKKEQKIPHFLYPDELEQLFVVNDLNTAIGQRNQAMIELLYATGIRVSECCNIRLSHIDFSVCTILISGKGNKQRYVPFGTYAKEALERYIQDGRQQLASKAKTPTDVLFLNARGGALTPRGVRHILNDIVERAALSLKVSPHTFRHTFATHLLNEGADLRSVQELLGHAHLSSTQVYTHVTKDHLRYVYLHSHPRA
- a CDS encoding methylenetetrahydrofolate--tRNA-(uracil(54)-C(5))-methyltransferase (FADH(2)-oxidizing) TrmFO; its protein translation is MEVTVIGAGLAGSEAAWQLAKRGIRVKLYEMRPVKQTPAHHTDKFAELVCSNSLRANTLTNAVGVLKEEMRRLDSVIMKAADSCSVPAGGALAVDRHEFAAKVTEMVTNHPNVTVVREEVTSIPTGPTIIATGPLTSQPLSEQLQALTGEEYLYFYDAAAPIVEKESIDMEKVYIKSRYDKGEAAYINCPMTEEEFERFYDALISAETVPLKEFEKEIYFEGCMPIEVMARRGKKTLLFGPMKPVGLEDPRTGKRPFAVVQLRQDDAAGTLYNIVGFQTHLKWGAQKEVIRLIPGLEQAEIVRYGVMHRNTFINSPKLLKPTYQYKERKDLFFAGQMTGVEGYVESAASGLVAGINAAHYVLGKELVVFPQETAIGSMAHYITSANPKHFQPMNANFGLFAPLDEMIKDKKKKNERYAERALETIQNFLKKL